A section of the Archocentrus centrarchus isolate MPI-CPG fArcCen1 chromosome 20, fArcCen1, whole genome shotgun sequence genome encodes:
- the insig1 gene encoding insulin-induced gene 1 protein, whose protein sequence is MNRRGGFCLEQTLRTSGDQSSKCQMPRLEEHCWSCSSSSKTETKHPSSGANWLASRAEEMMSIITSVLSSAYISLQDVRTANLIRRGLVLFTVGVFLALVLNLLQIQRNVTLFPEEVMTTLFSSAWWIPPCCGTGAAVVGLLYPCLDSHLGEPHKFKREWASVMRCIAVFVGINHASVKLDFDNNVQLSLTLAALSLGLWWTFDRSRSGFGLGITTAFLATVITQLLVYNGVYQYTSPDFLYVRSWLPCIFFSGGVTVGNIGRQLAMGGVEKAHMD, encoded by the exons ATGAACAGGAGAGGAGGTTTCTGTTTGGAGCAGACTCTGAGGACGTCTGGAGATCAGT CTTCAAAGTGCCAAATGCCCAGACTAGAGGAGCATTGTTGGAGCTGCTCCTCTTCATCAAAAACCGAAACTAAACACCCATCATCTGGCGCAAACTGGTTGGCATCCAGAGCCGAAGAAATGATGTCAATCATCACCTCGGTGCTCAGCAGTGCCTACATCTCCCTGCAGGACGTCCGGACCGCGAACCTGATCCGGCGGGGACTCGTCCTCTTCACGGTCGGAGTGTTCCTGGCTCTAGTGCTCAACTTGCTGCAGATACAAAGAAATGTTACCCTATTTCCCGAGGAGGTGATGACAACTTTGTTTTCGTCCGCATGGTGGATCCCACCTTGCTGCGGTACAGGAGCCG CTGTTGTCGGCCTGCTGTATCCCTGCCTCGACAGCCATTTGGGAGAGCCGCACAAGTTCAAGAGGGAGTGGGCGAGCGTCATGAGGTGCATCGCAGTGTTCGTCGGTATCAACCACGCTAGTGTT AAACTAGACTTCGACAACAACGTGCAGCTCTCACTAACACTAGCAGCCTTGTCCTTGGGCCTGTGGTGGACATTCGACCGGTCCAGGAGCGGCTTCGGGCTGGGCATCACCACCGCCTTCCTAGCTACTGtgatcacacagctgctggtcTACAATGGAGTTTACCA GTACACATCTCCAGATTTCTTGTATGTACGCTCGTGGCTCCCATGCATATTCTTCTCAGGCGGTGTTACTGTGGGTAACATAGGACGCCAACTTGCCATG GGTGGTGTCGAGAAAGCCCACATGGATTGA